A portion of the Burkholderia pseudomultivorans genome contains these proteins:
- a CDS encoding DUF305 domain-containing protein, with the protein MQPFNRRTLRRSAALTTFVACASALPASAQLRPPDPVAVPDTSTQAYRRADRKMMEAMDDARYTGDADRDFVAHMAPHHQGAIDMAQVELKYGKDPAMRQLASRIVAAQRDEIAQMERWQKQHGAAR; encoded by the coding sequence ATGCAACCGTTCAATCGCCGAACCCTGCGCCGCAGCGCCGCGCTGACGACCTTCGTGGCCTGCGCATCCGCGCTGCCGGCCTCGGCGCAGCTGCGCCCGCCCGATCCCGTCGCCGTTCCCGATACCTCCACGCAGGCGTACCGGCGCGCCGACCGCAAGATGATGGAAGCGATGGACGACGCGCGTTACACCGGCGACGCCGATCGCGATTTCGTCGCGCATATGGCGCCGCATCACCAGGGCGCGATCGACATGGCGCAGGTCGAGCTGAAATACGGGAAGGATCCGGCGATGCGTCAGCTCGCGAGCCGGATCGTGGCCGCGCAGCGCGACGAGATCGCGCAGATGGAGCGCTGGCAGAAGCAGCACGGCGCGGCGCGGTAG
- a CDS encoding GNAT family N-acetyltransferase gives MERPMTNALPPVSAPPVLDTPRLVLAGHPLGDFDALAAMWTEPRVVAHIFNGQPSTPRDSWMRLLAYRGLWPLLGYGYWAIREKASGRYVGDLGFADFHRAVEPSIRGVPEAGWALASWAHGKGYATEALTHALAWLDAQHRFERSVCLIAPTNVASIRVAEKAGYADPVRIRFNDADSLLFSRACR, from the coding sequence ATGGAACGCCCGATGACGAACGCCCTGCCGCCCGTTTCCGCCCCGCCCGTTCTCGATACGCCGCGCCTCGTCCTCGCCGGCCATCCGCTCGGCGACTTCGATGCGCTCGCGGCGATGTGGACGGAACCGCGCGTCGTCGCGCACATCTTCAACGGCCAGCCGTCGACGCCGCGCGACTCGTGGATGCGCCTGCTCGCGTATCGCGGGCTATGGCCGCTGCTCGGGTACGGCTACTGGGCGATCCGCGAAAAGGCGTCGGGACGCTACGTCGGCGATCTCGGTTTCGCCGATTTTCATCGCGCGGTCGAGCCGTCGATTCGCGGCGTGCCGGAAGCGGGCTGGGCGCTCGCGAGCTGGGCGCACGGCAAAGGCTATGCGACCGAAGCGCTGACGCATGCGCTCGCGTGGCTCGACGCGCAGCACCGGTTCGAACGCAGCGTCTGCCTGATCGCGCCGACCAACGTCGCGTCGATCCGCGTCGCGGAGAAAGCCGGCTACGCCGATCCGGTGCGCATCCGCTTCAACGACGCCGATTCGCTGCTGTTTTCGCGCGCGTGCCGCTGA
- a CDS encoding DHA2 family efflux MFS transporter permease subunit, with the protein MNRPPDRPASPDGGWRPAANPWLVAIVVTLAAFMEVLDTTIVNVALPHIAGTMSASYDEATWTLTSYLVANGIVLPISGFLGRLFGRKRYFVICIAAFTVCSFLCGVATNLGELIVFRVLQGLFGGGLQPNQQSIILDTFPPEQRNRAFSISAVAIVVAPVLGPTLGGWITDHFSWRWVFLLNVPIGVLTVLAVMQLVEDPPWRRGATRGLSIDYVGIGLIAIGLGCLQVMLDRGEDDDWFGSTFIRIFAALSALGLVGATLWLLRTRRPVVDLSCLRDRNFALGCVTIATFAAVLYGSAVIVPQLAQQHLGYTATLAGLVLSPGALLITLEIPLVSRLMPHVQTRYLVGFGFVLLAAALAYSRLLVPDIDYRHLVMIRCAQSLAIGFMFVPITTLAYLTVPQRLNDDASALFTMFRNVAGSIGISVSTALIRERTQARMAHLSVHASPLSQNFQDALHDNARAIGELSGSPPAAALQTATGRLYETFISQATILAYIDVFALLAVFCAACIPLTFLFTPAKAARGAGGH; encoded by the coding sequence ATGAACCGGCCGCCCGACCGACCGGCGTCGCCCGACGGCGGCTGGCGGCCGGCCGCGAACCCGTGGCTGGTCGCGATCGTCGTCACGCTTGCCGCGTTCATGGAAGTGCTCGACACGACCATCGTCAACGTCGCGCTGCCGCATATCGCCGGCACGATGTCGGCGAGCTACGACGAGGCGACCTGGACGCTGACCTCGTACCTGGTCGCGAACGGCATCGTGCTGCCGATTTCCGGCTTTCTCGGGCGCCTGTTCGGCCGCAAGCGCTATTTCGTGATCTGCATCGCCGCGTTCACGGTCTGCTCGTTCCTGTGCGGCGTCGCGACCAACCTCGGTGAACTGATCGTGTTCCGCGTGCTGCAGGGGTTGTTCGGCGGCGGCCTGCAGCCGAACCAGCAGTCGATCATCCTCGACACGTTTCCGCCCGAGCAGCGCAACCGCGCGTTCTCGATCTCGGCGGTCGCGATCGTCGTCGCGCCGGTGCTCGGGCCGACGCTCGGCGGCTGGATCACCGATCATTTCTCGTGGCGCTGGGTGTTCCTGCTGAACGTGCCGATCGGCGTGCTGACGGTGCTCGCCGTGATGCAGCTGGTCGAGGATCCGCCGTGGCGACGCGGCGCGACGCGCGGCCTGAGCATCGACTACGTCGGGATCGGGCTGATCGCGATCGGGCTCGGCTGCCTGCAGGTGATGCTCGATCGCGGCGAGGACGATGACTGGTTCGGCTCGACCTTCATCCGGATCTTCGCGGCGCTGTCGGCGCTCGGCCTCGTCGGCGCGACGCTGTGGCTGCTGCGCACCAGGCGGCCGGTCGTCGATCTGTCGTGCCTGCGCGACCGCAACTTCGCGCTCGGCTGCGTGACGATCGCGACGTTCGCGGCCGTGCTGTACGGCAGCGCGGTGATCGTGCCGCAGCTTGCGCAGCAGCATCTCGGCTATACGGCCACGCTCGCCGGCCTCGTGCTGTCGCCGGGCGCGCTGCTGATCACGCTCGAGATCCCGCTGGTGAGCCGCCTGATGCCCCACGTGCAGACGCGCTATCTGGTCGGCTTCGGCTTCGTGCTGCTCGCGGCCGCGCTCGCGTATTCGCGCCTGCTCGTGCCCGACATCGACTACCGGCATCTCGTGATGATCCGCTGCGCGCAGTCGCTCGCGATCGGCTTCATGTTCGTGCCGATCACGACGCTCGCGTACCTGACCGTGCCGCAGCGGCTCAACGACGACGCGTCCGCGTTGTTCACGATGTTCCGCAACGTCGCGGGCTCGATCGGCATCTCGGTGTCCACCGCGCTGATCCGCGAGCGTACGCAGGCGCGCATGGCGCATCTGTCCGTGCATGCGTCGCCGCTGTCGCAGAACTTCCAGGATGCGCTGCACGACAATGCGCGCGCGATCGGCGAGCTCTCCGGCAGCCCGCCGGCCGCCGCGCTGCAGACGGCCACCGGGCGGCTGTACGAAACCTTCATCTCGCAGGCGACGATCCTCGCGTATATCGACGTGTTCGCGCTGCTCGCGGTGTTCTGCGCCGCCTGCATTCCGCTGACGTTCCTGTTTACGCCGGCGAAGGCCGCGCGCGGCGCGGGAGGGCATTGA
- a CDS encoding GMC family oxidoreductase has protein sequence MAADDPLSASTPRGRDGRAPDPLRVGGWSPMRMFRDDDPVDFVIVGTGAGGGTLACKLAEYGYSVVALDAGAWWRPLEEFASDEAHQRKLFWTDERICDGADPLTLGTNNSGRAIGGSTVHFAMVSLRFRPEWFRSRSALGYGVDWPLDWREMWRYYREVEQALKISGPVRYPWGPPRPRYPYRAHELNAAALVLARGAEALGIDWTPTPLATLSAPRGRAHPCVYRGFCIAGCATNAKQSALVTWIPRAVAAGAEVRDLAMALRIEAEGERVTGVHYRRDGRAHFQRARNVVVAGYAIETPRLLLLSANGQHPQGLANSSGLVGRYLMAQLNQASWGTMDDQVRWYKGPPSLSLTEHWNYADDGKDFFGGYCWMSQGPLPVEWARKLAARGLWGDALKREMARYNFQAGLKIVGETLPRADNRVTLADERDAFGLPVARVTYAYDDNDRRMIRHAFAQMAQSLEAAGARDIWHEQDDTCHLAGTARMGDDPATSVVDADCRSWDMPNLWICDGSVFPTTGGVNPSLTIQAIACRTADRIRALVARGEGHARARWR, from the coding sequence ATGGCCGCTGACGATCCGCTGTCCGCGTCGACGCCGCGCGGGCGCGACGGCCGCGCGCCGGACCCGCTGCGCGTCGGCGGCTGGTCGCCGATGCGGATGTTCCGCGACGACGATCCCGTCGACTTCGTGATCGTCGGCACCGGCGCCGGCGGCGGCACGCTCGCGTGCAAGCTCGCCGAGTACGGCTATTCGGTCGTCGCGCTCGATGCGGGCGCATGGTGGCGGCCGCTCGAGGAATTCGCGTCGGACGAGGCGCACCAGCGCAAGCTGTTCTGGACCGACGAACGGATCTGCGACGGCGCCGATCCGCTGACGCTCGGCACCAACAACAGCGGCCGCGCGATCGGCGGCAGCACCGTGCATTTCGCGATGGTGTCGCTGCGCTTTCGGCCCGAATGGTTCCGCTCGCGCAGCGCGCTCGGCTACGGCGTCGACTGGCCGCTCGACTGGCGCGAGATGTGGCGCTACTACCGCGAGGTCGAGCAGGCGCTGAAGATCAGTGGGCCGGTGCGCTATCCGTGGGGGCCGCCGCGCCCGCGCTATCCGTATCGCGCACACGAGCTGAACGCGGCCGCGCTGGTGCTCGCGCGCGGCGCCGAGGCGCTCGGCATCGACTGGACGCCGACGCCGCTCGCGACGCTGTCCGCGCCGCGCGGCCGCGCGCATCCGTGCGTGTATCGCGGCTTCTGCATCGCCGGCTGCGCGACCAATGCGAAGCAGAGCGCGCTCGTCACCTGGATCCCGCGCGCGGTCGCGGCCGGCGCGGAAGTGCGCGATCTCGCGATGGCGCTGCGCATCGAGGCCGAAGGCGAGCGCGTGACCGGCGTGCACTACCGGCGCGACGGCCGCGCGCATTTCCAGCGTGCGCGCAACGTCGTCGTCGCCGGCTACGCGATCGAGACGCCGCGCCTGCTGCTGCTGTCGGCGAACGGGCAGCATCCGCAAGGGCTCGCGAACAGCTCGGGGCTGGTCGGCCGCTATCTGATGGCGCAGCTGAACCAGGCGTCGTGGGGCACGATGGACGACCAGGTGCGCTGGTACAAGGGGCCGCCGTCGCTGTCGCTGACCGAGCACTGGAACTACGCGGATGACGGCAAGGATTTCTTCGGCGGCTATTGCTGGATGAGCCAGGGGCCGCTGCCGGTCGAATGGGCGCGCAAGCTCGCCGCGCGCGGGCTGTGGGGCGACGCGCTGAAGCGCGAGATGGCGCGCTACAACTTCCAGGCGGGGCTGAAGATCGTCGGCGAGACGCTGCCGCGTGCGGACAACCGCGTGACGCTCGCCGACGAGCGCGACGCGTTCGGGCTGCCGGTCGCGCGCGTCACCTATGCATACGACGACAACGACCGGCGGATGATCCGTCATGCCTTCGCGCAGATGGCGCAGTCGCTCGAAGCCGCCGGCGCGCGCGACATCTGGCACGAGCAGGACGACACCTGTCATCTCGCGGGCACCGCGCGAATGGGCGACGATCCGGCGACGAGCGTCGTCGACGCCGATTGCCGCAGCTGGGACATGCCGAACCTGTGGATCTGCGACGGCTCGGTGTTTCCGACCACCGGCGGCGTGAATCCGTCGCTGACGATCCAGGCGATCGCGTGCCGTACCGCCGATCGCATCCGCGCGCTCGTCGCGCGCGGGGAAGGGCATGCCCGCGCGCGGTGGCGCTGA
- a CDS encoding low affinity iron permease family protein, whose translation MRESNDPSGVRPDLNEQDDTRPCAPAQPVTRAFERFASGVTVWAGSPIAFGSAVAVTVAWLVSGPLFHYSDAWQLVINTGTTIITFLMVFLLQRNQNRDSVALHLKLDELVAATRSASDRLIGIEDASEDELTRLAQAYQKLAKRAGARENEVDVEHRARDTADDLPADAA comes from the coding sequence ATGCGTGAATCGAACGATCCATCCGGCGTCCGGCCGGACCTCAACGAGCAGGACGACACCCGGCCATGCGCGCCGGCGCAGCCCGTCACCCGGGCGTTCGAGCGCTTCGCGTCGGGCGTGACGGTCTGGGCCGGTTCGCCGATCGCGTTCGGCTCGGCCGTCGCGGTGACCGTGGCGTGGCTCGTCAGCGGGCCGCTGTTCCACTACTCGGATGCGTGGCAGCTCGTCATCAATACCGGTACGACGATCATCACGTTCCTGATGGTGTTTCTGCTGCAGCGGAACCAGAACCGCGACAGCGTCGCGCTGCACCTGAAGCTCGACGAACTGGTCGCTGCGACGCGTTCGGCCAGCGACCGGCTGATCGGCATCGAGGACGCGTCCGAAGACGAGCTGACGCGGCTCGCGCAGGCTTACCAGAAGCTGGCGAAGCGCGCCGGTGCGCGCGAGAATGAGGTCGACGTCGAGCACCGCGCGCGCGACACGGCCGACGATCTGCCGGCCGACGCGGCGTGA
- a CDS encoding HlyD family secretion protein gives MSDVTVSLLPVRARNRAASPRAPSCGDTWRTADAPAGRRSADPVPSMRARAGDGGTDHGNGAPDGSHRGDERRTDAPGGGGGDDHPHDDRGGRTGGDGDGSGDGGERKRPGRKPLIILGAVLVVLVIGALVWWLMTRNQESTDDAYTDGNAVSVAPHVSGYVTRLAVDDNSFVHRGDLLVAIDPRDYRAQVDAAQAQLGLAQAQLDAARVQLDIARVQYPAQYRQARAQIESAEAAYRQAYAAQERQRAVDARATSQQAIDAADAQRATADANVAMAQAQARTASLVPQQIRQAETAVEERRQQVLQARAQLEQAELNLSYCEMRAPSDGWVTRRNVQLGSFLQPGTVIFSIVTPRVWITANFKESQLERMRIGDRVDVSVDAYPDLDLHGRVDSIQLGSGARFSAFPAENATGNFVKIVQRVPVKIVLDGPPPRNPPLGLGLSVEPTVHLK, from the coding sequence ATGTCCGATGTCACCGTGTCCCTGTTGCCTGTTCGCGCGCGCAATCGCGCCGCGTCGCCGCGTGCGCCGTCGTGCGGCGACACGTGGCGCACGGCCGACGCGCCGGCCGGCCGGCGCAGCGCCGATCCCGTGCCGTCGATGCGCGCGCGAGCGGGCGACGGCGGCACGGACCACGGCAACGGCGCGCCCGACGGATCGCATCGCGGCGACGAGCGTCGCACCGACGCGCCCGGCGGCGGTGGCGGAGACGATCATCCGCACGACGATCGCGGCGGCCGCACCGGCGGCGACGGAGACGGCTCCGGCGACGGCGGCGAGCGCAAGCGGCCGGGCCGCAAGCCGCTGATCATCCTCGGCGCGGTGCTGGTCGTGCTGGTCATAGGCGCGCTGGTCTGGTGGCTCATGACGCGCAACCAGGAAAGCACCGACGACGCGTACACCGACGGCAACGCGGTAAGCGTTGCGCCGCACGTGTCGGGCTACGTGACGCGCCTCGCCGTCGACGACAACAGCTTCGTGCATCGCGGCGACCTGCTGGTCGCGATCGATCCGCGCGACTATCGCGCGCAGGTCGACGCGGCGCAGGCGCAGCTCGGCCTTGCGCAGGCGCAGCTCGACGCGGCGCGCGTGCAGCTCGACATCGCGCGCGTGCAGTACCCCGCGCAGTACCGGCAGGCGCGCGCGCAGATCGAATCGGCCGAAGCCGCGTATCGCCAGGCGTACGCCGCGCAGGAGCGGCAGCGCGCGGTCGATGCGCGCGCAACGTCGCAGCAGGCGATCGATGCGGCCGATGCGCAGCGCGCGACCGCCGATGCGAACGTCGCGATGGCGCAAGCGCAGGCGCGCACCGCGAGCCTCGTGCCGCAGCAGATCCGGCAGGCCGAGACGGCGGTCGAGGAGCGCCGCCAGCAGGTGCTGCAGGCGCGCGCGCAGCTCGAGCAGGCCGAGCTGAACCTGTCGTACTGCGAGATGCGCGCGCCGTCCGACGGCTGGGTCACGCGACGCAACGTGCAGCTCGGCTCGTTCCTGCAGCCCGGCACGGTGATCTTCTCGATCGTCACGCCGCGCGTGTGGATCACCGCGAACTTCAAGGAATCGCAGCTAGAACGGATGCGCATCGGCGATCGCGTCGACGTATCGGTCGACGCGTATCCCGATCTCGATCTGCACGGCCGCGTCGACAGCATCCAGCTCGGCAGCGGCGCGCGCTTCTCGGCGTTTCCGGCCGAGAACGCGACCGGCAATTTCGTGAAGATCGTGCAGCGCGTGCCGGTGAAGATCGTGCTCGACGGTCCGCCGCCGCGCAATCCGCCGCTCGGCCTCGGCCTGTCGGTCGAGCCGACCGTCCACCTGAAATGA
- a CDS encoding efflux transporter outer membrane subunit, producing MNVHAARRCPPRAVRRLAGALAAGAALAACTVGPDFRPPQADVPAGWHDLRAADAAAAAPASAASASQAPRTSSPVTDADPDPRWWRAFGDPLLDRLVERAARDNLDVQAAVTRIAQARAQVRAAAAQGLPDVRASASYQREQLGVKGIVEDSGLDQRVDRLGAPGSPLDRFGPGTGASAQQGARGALDALEAPVNLWQAGFDASWELDLFGRVRRSVEAAGAQASAAVASRDDALLSLEAEVAQTYLQLRGAQAERALTDELARSQRELLDLTREQAAHGLASDLDVRSADARLAQIRAQVPQFDQQIALLRNGLAYLVGGAPGALDDWLDTPGALPRVPPAVPVGLPSTLARRRPDIRRAEAELHAATADVGVAVAQFYPDVSLTGQVGLRSTHVRELAHWSHLFYAFGPAVSLPIFSGGALVSNLRLSRAREAEAALAYRQAVLVALRDVDNALAVYRTDQTRAAALDDAVRAEQGALDLARDRYRKGLSPFLDVLDAERQWSEGRQQAVQGALQTTTDLVALYKALGGGWQAGGESADAGARADAAAVGASASRQVR from the coding sequence ATGAACGTGCACGCCGCTCGTCGTTGTCCGCCGCGCGCGGTGCGCAGGCTCGCCGGCGCGCTCGCGGCCGGCGCGGCGCTGGCCGCCTGTACCGTCGGGCCCGATTTCAGGCCGCCGCAGGCCGACGTGCCGGCAGGCTGGCACGACCTGCGCGCGGCGGACGCCGCCGCTGCGGCGCCCGCTTCGGCCGCCTCCGCATCGCAGGCGCCGCGCACGTCGTCGCCGGTGACCGACGCCGATCCCGACCCGCGCTGGTGGCGCGCGTTCGGCGATCCGCTGCTCGACCGGCTCGTCGAACGCGCAGCGCGCGACAACCTCGACGTGCAGGCGGCGGTGACGCGCATCGCGCAGGCGCGCGCGCAGGTGCGCGCGGCCGCCGCGCAGGGCCTGCCGGACGTGCGTGCGAGCGCGAGCTATCAGCGCGAGCAGCTCGGCGTAAAAGGCATCGTCGAGGACAGCGGGCTCGACCAGCGGGTCGATCGGCTCGGCGCGCCGGGCTCGCCGCTCGACCGCTTCGGGCCCGGCACCGGCGCGAGCGCGCAGCAGGGCGCGCGCGGCGCACTCGATGCGCTCGAAGCGCCGGTCAATCTGTGGCAGGCCGGGTTCGACGCGTCGTGGGAGCTCGATCTGTTCGGGCGCGTGCGGCGTTCGGTCGAGGCGGCCGGTGCGCAGGCGAGCGCGGCCGTCGCGAGCCGCGACGACGCGCTGCTGTCGCTCGAGGCCGAGGTTGCGCAAACCTATCTGCAACTGCGCGGCGCGCAGGCCGAACGCGCGCTGACCGACGAGCTCGCGCGCTCGCAGCGCGAACTGCTCGACCTGACGCGCGAGCAGGCCGCGCACGGCCTCGCGAGCGATCTCGACGTGCGCAGCGCCGACGCGCGCCTCGCGCAGATCCGTGCGCAGGTGCCGCAATTCGACCAGCAGATCGCGCTGTTGAGAAACGGGCTCGCGTATCTGGTCGGCGGCGCGCCCGGCGCGCTCGACGACTGGCTCGACACGCCCGGCGCACTGCCGCGCGTGCCGCCCGCGGTGCCGGTCGGGCTGCCGTCGACGCTCGCGCGCCGCCGCCCCGACATCCGGCGCGCGGAGGCCGAGCTGCATGCGGCGACCGCCGACGTCGGCGTCGCGGTCGCGCAGTTCTATCCGGACGTGTCGCTGACGGGGCAGGTCGGCCTGCGCTCGACGCACGTGCGCGAGCTGGCGCACTGGTCGCACCTGTTCTATGCGTTCGGGCCGGCCGTGTCGCTGCCGATCTTCTCCGGCGGCGCGCTGGTGTCGAACCTGCGGCTGTCCCGCGCGCGCGAGGCCGAAGCGGCGCTCGCCTACCGGCAGGCCGTGCTCGTCGCGCTGCGCGACGTCGACAATGCGCTGGCCGTCTATCGCACCGACCAGACGCGCGCGGCGGCGCTCGACGATGCGGTGCGCGCCGAGCAGGGCGCGCTCGATCTCGCGCGCGACCGTTACCGGAAAGGGCTGTCGCCGTTCCTCGACGTGCTCGACGCCGAGCGGCAGTGGTCGGAGGGGCGACAACAGGCGGTGCAGGGCGCGCTGCAGACGACCACCGACCTCGTCGCGCTGTACAAGGCGCTCGGCGGCGGCTGGCAGGCGGGCGGCGAGTCGGCCGACGCCGGCGCGCGCGCGGATGCGGCAGCCGTCGGCGCGAGCGCGTCGCGACAGGTGCGATAG
- a CDS encoding gluconate 2-dehydrogenase subunit 3 family protein has protein sequence MNGANDKPVALPRYAGYDVLAKRDTPSWNDATRRAIDARLKVAATAPRHLDVERFATLGALCARIVPSGGAGAVPTAALLDARLAANEGDGFRDARLPPLRDAWRIGLAALDAMAQRAHGRPFASLEAGAADTLLHTVQHGEIAEADRRDWAGMDPRVFFAKRVLMDLCGAYYSHPYAWNEIGFGGPASPRGYVRMDFNRRDPWEARVEGDDDGR, from the coding sequence ATGAACGGTGCGAACGACAAGCCGGTCGCGCTGCCGCGCTATGCGGGCTACGACGTGCTCGCGAAACGCGACACGCCGTCGTGGAACGACGCCACGCGTCGCGCGATCGACGCGCGGCTGAAGGTCGCGGCGACCGCGCCGCGCCATCTCGACGTCGAACGCTTTGCGACGCTCGGCGCGCTGTGTGCGCGCATCGTGCCGTCGGGCGGCGCCGGCGCGGTGCCGACCGCCGCGCTGCTCGACGCGCGGCTCGCCGCGAACGAAGGCGACGGCTTTCGCGACGCGCGCCTGCCGCCGCTGCGCGACGCGTGGCGCATCGGCCTCGCCGCACTCGACGCGATGGCGCAGCGCGCGCACGGCCGCCCGTTCGCGTCGCTCGAGGCCGGCGCCGCCGATACGCTGCTGCACACCGTCCAGCACGGCGAGATCGCCGAGGCGGACCGCCGCGACTGGGCCGGCATGGACCCGCGGGTCTTTTTCGCGAAGCGCGTGCTGATGGATCTGTGCGGCGCGTACTACAGCCATCCGTACGCGTGGAACGAGATCGGTTTCGGCGGCCCGGCGAGTCCGCGCGGCTACGTGCGGATGGACTTCAACCGGCGCGACCCGTGGGAAGCGCGCGTGGAGGGCGACGACGATGGCCGCTGA
- a CDS encoding zinc ribbon domain-containing protein YjdM, with amino-acid sequence MNVAPSCPQCAMENTYPDGMLYVCADCGHEWSPGTAAEADDESARDIVKDANGNVLSDGDSVVLIKDLRVKGSSITLKMGTKVRSIRVVGGDHEIDCRTDAGSFMLKACFLKKV; translated from the coding sequence ATGAACGTCGCCCCTTCATGTCCGCAATGCGCGATGGAAAACACCTACCCGGACGGCATGCTGTACGTATGCGCGGACTGCGGTCATGAATGGTCGCCGGGCACCGCCGCCGAAGCGGACGATGAGTCGGCCCGCGATATCGTGAAGGACGCGAACGGCAACGTGCTGTCGGACGGCGATTCGGTCGTGCTGATCAAGGATTTGCGCGTCAAGGGTTCGTCGATCACGCTGAAGATGGGCACGAAGGTCAGGAGCATCCGCGTCGTCGGCGGCGATCACGAGATCGACTGCCGGACGGACGCCGGCAGCTTCATGCTCAAGGCCTGTTTCCTGAAGAAGGTCTGA